The Metabacillus schmidteae genome has a segment encoding these proteins:
- the rpsQ gene encoding 30S ribosomal protein S17, with translation MSERNQRKVYTGRVVSDKMDKTITVLVETYKTHPLYGKRVKYSKKLKAHDENNQAKTGDIVKIMETRPLSATKRFRLVEVVQEAIII, from the coding sequence ATGAGTGAACGTAACCAACGTAAAGTGTATACTGGTCGTGTTGTTTCTGACAAAATGGATAAAACTATCACAGTACTTGTTGAAACATACAAAACACATCCACTATACGGTAAACGTGTAAAATACTCTAAGAAATTAAAAGCTCATGATGAAAACAACCAAGCTAAAACAGGTGACATCGTAAAGATTATGGAAACTCGTCCATTATCAGCTACAAAACGTTTCCGTTTAGTAGAAGTTGTACAAGAAGCTATCATTATTTAA
- the rpsG gene encoding 30S ribosomal protein S7, producing MPRKGPVTKRDVLPDPLYNSKLVTRLVNRIMIDGKRGKAQSVLYNAFDLIKERSGNDAMEVFEQALKNIMPVLEVKARRVGGANYQVPVEVRPDRRTTLGLRWLVNYARLRGEKTMEERLANEILDAANNTGAAVKKREDTHKMAEANKAFAHYRW from the coding sequence ATGCCACGTAAAGGTCCTGTAACAAAAAGAGACGTATTACCAGATCCACTTTACAATTCAAAGCTTGTTACACGTTTAGTAAACAGAATTATGATCGACGGAAAAAGAGGTAAAGCACAATCTGTACTTTACAATGCTTTCGATTTAATTAAAGAACGTTCAGGTAATGATGCAATGGAAGTGTTTGAACAAGCACTTAAAAACATCATGCCAGTTCTTGAAGTTAAAGCTCGTCGTGTTGGTGGTGCTAACTACCAAGTACCTGTAGAAGTACGTCCAGATCGTCGTACTACTTTAGGTTTACGTTGGTTAGTAAACTACGCTCGTCTTCGTGGAGAAAAAACGATGGAAGAGCGTTTAGCTAACGAAATTCTTGACGCTGCTAACAATACTGGTGCAGCAGTTAAGAAACGTGAAGATACTCATAAAATGGCTGAAGCAAATAAAGCATTTGCTCACTATCGTTGGTAA
- the rplC gene encoding 50S ribosomal protein L3, with protein sequence MTKGILGRKIGMTQVFAENGDLIPVTVIEAAPNVVLQKKTVETDGYNAVQLGFEDKREKLSNKPEKGHVAKANTAPKRFVKELREASLEQIEVGQEVKVDIFTAGETVDVTGISKGKGFQGAIKRHGQSRGPMSHGSRYHRRPGSMGPVAPNRVFKNKLLPGRMGGERITVQNLEIVKVDAERNLLLIKGNVPGPKKALITVKSAVKSK encoded by the coding sequence ATGACCAAAGGAATCTTAGGAAGAAAAATTGGTATGACGCAAGTGTTTGCAGAAAATGGTGATCTAATTCCGGTAACTGTTATCGAAGCTGCTCCAAACGTTGTTCTTCAAAAGAAAACTGTTGAAACTGATGGGTATAATGCTGTTCAATTAGGTTTTGAAGACAAACGTGAAAAGCTTTCTAACAAACCTGAAAAAGGACATGTTGCGAAAGCAAATACTGCACCTAAGCGCTTCGTTAAAGAACTTCGTGAAGCAAGCTTAGAGCAAATCGAAGTTGGTCAAGAAGTCAAAGTTGATATTTTCACAGCAGGTGAAACTGTAGATGTAACAGGAATTTCTAAAGGGAAAGGTTTCCAAGGTGCAATCAAGCGCCACGGACAATCTCGTGGACCTATGTCTCACGGTTCTCGTTACCATCGTCGCCCGGGTTCAATGGGACCTGTAGCACCAAACCGTGTATTCAAAAACAAATTATTACCTGGTCGTATGGGTGGAGAACGAATCACTGTTCAAAACTTAGAGATCGTTAAAGTAGATGCAGAACGCAATCTATTATTAATCAAAGGTAATGTTCCAGGACCTAAAAAAGCCCTAATTACTGTGAAAAGTGCAGTTAAATCTAAATAA
- the rplP gene encoding 50S ribosomal protein L16 yields the protein MLLPKRVKYRREHRGKMRGRAKGGTEVHFGEFGIQALEASWITNRQIEAARIAMTRYMKRGGKVWIKIFPSKPYTAKPLEVRMGSGKGAPEGWVAVVKPGKVMFEISGVSEEVAREALRLASHKLPIKTKFVKREEIGGESNES from the coding sequence ATGTTATTGCCAAAACGCGTAAAATATCGCAGAGAGCACCGTGGGAAAATGCGCGGTCGCGCTAAAGGCGGTACTGAAGTACATTTCGGTGAGTTCGGGATTCAAGCTTTAGAAGCTTCATGGATCACAAACCGCCAAATTGAAGCAGCTCGTATCGCGATGACTCGTTACATGAAACGTGGCGGAAAAGTTTGGATTAAAATCTTCCCTTCTAAGCCTTATACAGCAAAACCTTTAGAGGTTCGTATGGGATCTGGTAAAGGTGCTCCAGAAGGTTGGGTAGCAGTTGTAAAACCAGGTAAAGTAATGTTTGAAATCTCAGGTGTTTCTGAAGAGGTAGCACGTGAAGCATTACGTTTAGCTTCTCATAAATTGCCGATCAAAACGAAGTTCGTAAAACGTGAAGAAATTGGTGGTGAATCAAATGAAAGCTAA
- the fusA gene encoding elongation factor G yields the protein MAREFSLANTRNIGIMAHIDAGKTTTTERVLYYTGRIHKIGETHEGASQMDWMEQEQERGITITSAATTAQWKGHRVNIIDTPGHVDFTVEVERSLRVLDGAVAVLDAQSGVEPQTETVWRQATTYGVPRVVFVNKMDKIGADFLYSVKTLHERLQANAHPIQLPIGAEDQFAGIIDLVEMNATFYGNDLGTDIQVGEIPEEYQDQANEYRESLVEAVAELDEELMERYLGGEEISNEELKAAIRKGTVNVDFYPVICGSAFKNKGVQKMLDAVIDYLPSPLDVPAIKGTLPDTDEEVTRESSDEGPFAALAFKVMTDPYVGKLTFFRVYSGTLSSGSYIQNSTKGKRERVGRILQMHANSREEISQVYAGDIAAAVGLKDTTTGDTLCDDKNLVILESMEFPEPVIQLSVEPKSKADQDKMTTALQKLQEEDPTFRAHTDAETGQTIIAGMGELHLDILVDRMKREFKVEANVGAPQVAYRETFRQGAKVEGKFARQSGGRGQFGHVWIEFEPNEEGKGFEFENKIVGGVVPREYVPAVQAGLEDAMQNGVLAGYPLVDVKAALVDGSYHDVDSSEMAFKVAASLALKNAVSKCSPVILEPVMKVEVVVPEEYMGDIMGQVTARRGRVEGMEARGNAQVVRAMIPLSEMFGYATALRSSTQGRGVFTMHFDHYEEVPKSVSEEIIKKNKGE from the coding sequence ATGGCAAGAGAGTTCTCCTTAGCAAATACTCGTAATATCGGAATCATGGCTCATATTGATGCTGGTAAAACAACAACTACTGAGCGTGTTCTTTATTACACTGGTCGTATTCATAAAATTGGTGAAACTCATGAAGGTGCATCACAGATGGACTGGATGGAGCAAGAACAAGAACGTGGAATCACGATCACATCTGCTGCAACAACTGCACAGTGGAAAGGCCACCGTGTAAACATCATCGATACTCCAGGACACGTAGACTTCACAGTTGAAGTTGAACGTTCACTTCGTGTACTTGATGGTGCTGTTGCAGTACTTGATGCTCAATCTGGTGTTGAGCCTCAAACAGAAACGGTTTGGCGTCAAGCTACAACTTATGGAGTACCACGTGTTGTGTTCGTAAATAAAATGGACAAAATCGGTGCGGACTTCTTATATTCTGTTAAAACTTTGCATGAACGCCTTCAAGCGAATGCTCACCCAATCCAGTTACCAATTGGTGCGGAAGATCAATTCGCAGGTATCATTGACTTAGTTGAAATGAACGCTACGTTCTATGGTAATGATTTAGGAACTGATATCCAAGTTGGAGAAATTCCTGAAGAATACCAAGATCAAGCAAACGAGTACCGTGAAAGCTTAGTTGAAGCAGTTGCTGAACTTGATGAAGAATTAATGGAAAGATACCTTGGTGGTGAAGAAATCTCTAACGAAGAGCTTAAAGCTGCCATTCGTAAAGGTACTGTAAATGTTGATTTTTATCCAGTAATCTGTGGATCTGCTTTCAAAAACAAAGGTGTTCAAAAAATGCTAGATGCTGTAATCGACTACCTTCCATCTCCATTAGATGTACCTGCAATTAAAGGTACTCTTCCTGATACAGATGAAGAAGTAACTCGTGAATCTAGCGATGAAGGTCCTTTTGCTGCATTAGCATTTAAAGTAATGACAGACCCTTATGTTGGTAAACTTACATTCTTCCGTGTTTACTCTGGTACTCTAAGTTCTGGATCTTATATCCAAAACTCTACTAAAGGTAAACGTGAGCGTGTAGGTCGTATCCTTCAGATGCACGCAAACAGCCGTGAAGAAATCTCCCAAGTTTATGCTGGGGATATCGCAGCAGCTGTTGGTTTGAAAGATACAACTACTGGTGATACTCTATGTGATGACAAAAATCTTGTTATTCTAGAGTCAATGGAGTTCCCAGAGCCAGTTATCCAACTATCTGTTGAACCAAAATCTAAAGCAGACCAAGATAAAATGACAACTGCTTTACAAAAACTTCAAGAAGAAGATCCAACTTTCAGAGCACATACTGATGCAGAAACTGGTCAAACAATTATTGCTGGTATGGGTGAGCTTCACTTAGATATTCTTGTTGATCGTATGAAACGTGAATTCAAAGTAGAAGCAAATGTTGGTGCTCCACAGGTTGCATATCGTGAAACATTCCGCCAAGGCGCTAAAGTCGAAGGTAAATTCGCTCGTCAATCTGGTGGTCGTGGACAATTCGGACACGTATGGATCGAGTTTGAACCTAATGAAGAAGGTAAAGGTTTTGAGTTTGAAAACAAAATCGTTGGTGGGGTAGTACCTCGTGAATATGTACCTGCTGTTCAAGCTGGTCTTGAAGATGCAATGCAAAACGGTGTATTAGCTGGTTATCCATTAGTTGATGTTAAAGCTGCATTAGTTGATGGTTCTTACCATGATGTTGACTCAAGTGAGATGGCGTTTAAAGTTGCGGCTTCATTAGCTCTTAAAAACGCTGTATCAAAATGTAGCCCGGTAATTTTAGAGCCTGTTATGAAAGTTGAAGTAGTAGTGCCTGAAGAATACATGGGTGATATCATGGGTCAAGTAACAGCTCGTCGTGGACGCGTTGAAGGTATGGAAGCTCGTGGTAATGCACAAGTTGTACGTGCAATGATTCCTCTTTCTGAAATGTTTGGTTATGCTACGGCATTACGTTCAAGTACTCAAGGTCGCGGTGTTTTCACTATGCACTTTGATCACTATGAAGAAGTACCAAAATCAGTTTCAGAAGAAATTATCAAAAAAAATAAAGGTGAGTAA
- the tuf gene encoding elongation factor Tu: MAKEKFDRSKTHANIGTIGHVDHGKTTLTAAITTVLAKRSGKGAAMAYDMIDAAPEERERGITISTAHVEYETDTRHYAHVDCPGHADYVKNMITGAAQMDGGILVVSAADGPMPQTREHILLSRQVGVPYLVVFLNKCDMVDDEELLELVEMEVRDLLSEYDFPGDDVPVIKGSALKALEGEAEWEEKIIELMNAVDEYIPTPERDTEKPFMMPVEDVFSITGRGTVATGRVERGQVKVGDVIDIIGLTEEPKSTTVTGVEMFRKLLDYAEAGDNIGALLRGVARDDIQRGQVLAKPGTITPHTKFKAEVYVLSKEEGGRHTPFFTNYRPQFYFRTTDVTGICNLPEGVEMVMPGDNVEMSVELIAPIAIEEGTKFSIREGGRTVGAGVVATIVE, encoded by the coding sequence ATGGCTAAAGAAAAATTCGACCGTTCCAAAACGCATGCTAATATCGGTACAATCGGACACGTTGACCATGGTAAAACAACTTTAACAGCTGCTATCACAACTGTACTTGCTAAGCGCAGTGGTAAAGGTGCAGCTATGGCATATGATATGATCGACGCTGCTCCAGAAGAGCGTGAGCGTGGAATCACAATCTCAACTGCACACGTTGAGTATGAAACTGACACTCGTCACTATGCACACGTTGACTGCCCAGGACACGCTGACTATGTTAAAAACATGATCACTGGTGCTGCTCAAATGGATGGTGGGATCCTAGTAGTATCTGCTGCTGACGGCCCAATGCCACAAACTCGTGAGCACATCCTATTATCTCGTCAAGTAGGTGTACCATACCTTGTTGTATTCTTAAACAAATGTGACATGGTTGATGACGAAGAATTATTAGAACTAGTTGAAATGGAAGTTCGTGACTTACTTTCTGAGTACGATTTCCCAGGCGATGATGTTCCTGTAATCAAAGGTTCTGCTCTTAAAGCTCTTGAAGGAGAAGCTGAGTGGGAAGAAAAAATCATCGAGCTTATGAATGCTGTTGATGAATACATCCCAACTCCAGAGCGTGACACTGAAAAACCATTCATGATGCCAGTTGAGGATGTATTCTCAATCACTGGTCGTGGAACTGTTGCTACAGGTCGTGTTGAGCGTGGACAAGTTAAAGTTGGTGACGTAATTGATATCATCGGTTTAACTGAAGAGCCAAAATCAACTACTGTAACAGGTGTTGAAATGTTCCGTAAACTTCTTGATTATGCTGAAGCTGGTGACAACATCGGTGCACTTCTTCGTGGGGTTGCTCGTGACGATATCCAACGTGGACAAGTACTTGCTAAGCCAGGTACAATCACTCCACACACTAAATTCAAAGCAGAAGTTTACGTTTTATCAAAAGAAGAAGGTGGACGTCACACTCCATTCTTCACTAACTACCGTCCTCAGTTCTACTTCCGTACAACTGATGTAACTGGTATTTGTAATCTTCCTGAAGGCGTAGAAATGGTTATGCCTGGAGATAACGTAGAAATGTCTGTTGAACTTATCGCTCCAATCGCGATTGAAGAAGGAACTAAATTCTCAATCCGTGAAGGTGGACGTACTGTAGGCGCAGGCGTTGTTGCTACAATCGTTGAGTAA
- the rplN gene encoding 50S ribosomal protein L14 — protein sequence MIQQESRLKVADNSGAREVLTIKVLGGSGRKTANIGDVIVCTVKQATPGGVVKKGDVVKAVIVRTKSGARRSDGSYIKFDENACVIIRDDKGPRGTRIFGPVARELRENNFMKIVSLAPEVL from the coding sequence GTGATCCAACAAGAATCTCGTTTAAAAGTTGCTGACAACTCTGGTGCTCGTGAAGTATTAACAATCAAAGTATTAGGTGGTTCTGGTCGTAAAACTGCTAATATCGGTGATGTAATTGTTTGTACGGTAAAACAAGCAACACCAGGTGGCGTTGTCAAAAAAGGTGATGTTGTTAAAGCTGTAATCGTCCGTACGAAGAGCGGTGCTCGTCGTTCAGATGGTTCTTACATCAAATTTGACGAAAATGCATGTGTTATCATTCGTGATGACAAAGGCCCTCGTGGTACTCGTATTTTCGGACCGGTTGCTCGTGAATTACGCGAAAACAACTTTATGAAAATCGTTTCTTTAGCTCCAGAAGTTCTATAA
- the rplD gene encoding 50S ribosomal protein L4, with the protein MPKVALLNQSGSNVGEIELNDSVFGIEPNQHVLFEAVIMQRASLRQGTHKVKNRSEVAGGGRKPWRQKGTGRARQGSIRSPQWRGGGIVFGPTPRSYAYKLPKKVRRLAIKSALSSKVVDNSIVVLEDLALNAPKTKEMASVLKGLSVEKKALIVTADNNENVALSARNIPGVTVVTANGVNVLDVLNHDKLIMTKAAVQKVEEVLA; encoded by the coding sequence ATGCCGAAAGTAGCATTATTAAACCAATCTGGATCTAATGTTGGAGAAATCGAACTTAATGATTCTGTATTTGGTATTGAACCTAATCAGCATGTATTATTTGAAGCGGTTATCATGCAAAGAGCTTCCTTACGTCAAGGAACTCACAAAGTAAAAAATCGTTCTGAAGTAGCAGGCGGAGGTCGTAAACCTTGGCGTCAAAAGGGTACTGGTCGTGCTCGTCAAGGATCTATTCGTTCTCCACAATGGCGCGGTGGTGGTATCGTATTTGGCCCAACTCCACGTTCATACGCTTATAAGTTACCTAAAAAAGTTCGCCGTTTAGCTATCAAATCAGCTTTATCATCTAAAGTAGTTGACAACAGCATCGTTGTATTAGAAGACTTAGCACTTAACGCACCAAAAACAAAAGAAATGGCTTCTGTATTAAAAGGTCTTTCTGTTGAGAAAAAAGCGTTAATTGTTACAGCTGACAACAACGAAAATGTTGCATTATCAGCACGTAATATCCCAGGAGTAACAGTTGTTACTGCTAATGGTGTTAACGTACTTGATGTACTAAACCATGATAAACTAATTATGACGAAAGCAGCGGTGCAAAAAGTAGAGGAGGTGCTTGCATAA
- the rplW gene encoding 50S ribosomal protein L23: protein MKDPRDIIKRPVITERSTDLMSEKKYTFEVDVKANKTEVKDAIESIFGVKVEKVNIMNYKGKFKRVGRYSGLTNRRRKAIIKLTADSKEIELFEV, encoded by the coding sequence ATGAAAGATCCTCGTGATATTATTAAGCGCCCCGTAATCACTGAACGTTCAACTGATCTTATGTCAGAGAAAAAATACACGTTTGAAGTTGATGTTAAGGCTAATAAAACTGAAGTTAAAGATGCGATCGAATCAATCTTTGGTGTAAAAGTTGAAAAAGTAAACATCATGAACTATAAAGGTAAATTCAAACGCGTTGGTCGTTACAGCGGTTTAACTAACCGTCGTCGTAAAGCGATCATCAAGCTTACAGCTGATAGCAAAGAAATCGAATTATTCGAAGTATAA
- the rpsC gene encoding 30S ribosomal protein S3 gives MGQKVNPVGLRIGVIRDWESKWFAGKDYSTLLHEDIKIREYVTKRLSDASVSKIEIERAANRVNITIHTAKPGMVIGKGGTEVEALRKALNQLTGKRVHINILEIKKADLDAKLVAENIARQLENRISFRRAQKQTIQRAMRAGAQGIKTQVSGRLGGADIARAEHYSEGTVPLHTLRADIDYGTAEADTTYGKLGVKVWIYRGEVLPTKKKKEEGGN, from the coding sequence GTGGGTCAAAAGGTAAATCCAGTCGGTCTTCGTATTGGAGTTATTCGTGATTGGGAGTCAAAATGGTTCGCAGGAAAAGACTACTCAACTCTTTTACATGAAGATATCAAAATTCGTGAATATGTTACTAAACGTCTTAGTGATGCATCTGTTTCTAAAATCGAAATCGAGCGTGCGGCTAACCGTGTAAACATTACAATCCACACTGCTAAACCTGGTATGGTAATCGGTAAAGGTGGTACGGAAGTTGAAGCTCTACGTAAAGCTCTTAACCAATTAACTGGTAAACGAGTTCACATTAACATTTTAGAAATCAAAAAAGCTGATTTAGATGCAAAATTAGTTGCTGAAAATATTGCACGTCAATTGGAAAACCGTATTTCTTTCCGTCGTGCTCAAAAACAAACAATCCAACGTGCTATGCGTGCTGGTGCACAAGGTATCAAAACTCAAGTGTCTGGTCGTCTAGGCGGAGCAGATATTGCGCGTGCAGAGCATTATAGCGAAGGAACAGTTCCACTACACACACTTCGTGCTGATATCGATTATGGAACAGCTGAAGCTGATACAACTTACGGTAAATTAGGCGTAAAAGTTTGGATCTATCGTGGAGAGGTTCTTCCTACTAAGAAGAAAAAAGAGGAAGGAGGAAATTAA
- the rpsS gene encoding 30S ribosomal protein S19: MGRSLKKGPFVDDHLINKVEKLNETEKKQVIKTWSRRSTIFPQFIGHTIAVYDGRKHVPVYVTEDMVGHKLGEFAPTRTYKGHASDDKKTRR, translated from the coding sequence ATGGGCCGTAGCTTAAAAAAAGGACCATTCGTTGATGATCATTTAATTAACAAAGTTGAAAAGTTAAATGAAACTGAGAAAAAGCAAGTTATTAAAACTTGGTCTCGTCGTTCTACAATTTTCCCACAATTCATTGGTCACACTATCGCTGTTTATGATGGACGTAAACATGTTCCTGTTTATGTAACTGAAGACATGGTAGGTCATAAACTAGGTGAATTCGCACCTACTCGTACTTACAAAGGTCATGCTAGTGATGACAAAAAAACAAGACGTTAA
- the rplB gene encoding 50S ribosomal protein L2: protein MAIKKYKPTSNGRRGMTASDFAEITTDQPEKSLLAPLHKKGGRNNQGKLTVRHQGGGHKRQYRVIDFKRDKDGIPGRVATIEYDPNRSANIALINYVDGEKRYILAPKNLQVGLEVMSGPEADIKVGNALPLQNIPVGTVVHNIELKPGKGGQLVRSAGTSAQVLGKEGKYVLIRLNSGEVRMILATCRATVGQVGNEQHELINIGKAGRSRWLGKRPTVRGSVMNPNDHPHGGGEGRAPIGRKSPMSPWGKPTLGAKTRKKKNKSDKFIVRRRKK from the coding sequence ATGGCGATTAAAAAATATAAACCAACCTCAAACGGTCGTCGTGGTATGACAGCATCTGACTTTGCTGAAATTACGACAGATCAACCAGAAAAATCGTTACTTGCACCTCTTCATAAAAAAGGTGGACGTAATAACCAAGGTAAATTAACAGTTCGTCACCAAGGTGGTGGACACAAACGCCAATATCGTGTGATCGATTTTAAACGCGACAAAGATGGTATACCAGGACGCGTTGCTACAATCGAGTACGATCCAAATCGTTCTGCAAACATCGCACTTATCAACTATGTTGATGGTGAAAAAAGATACATTCTTGCACCTAAAAATCTTCAAGTAGGTCTTGAAGTTATGTCAGGTCCTGAAGCAGATATCAAAGTAGGTAATGCACTTCCATTACAAAACATTCCTGTAGGTACTGTTGTACACAACATCGAATTAAAGCCTGGTAAAGGTGGTCAATTAGTTCGTTCTGCAGGTACTTCTGCTCAAGTATTAGGTAAAGAAGGTAAATATGTTCTTATCCGTTTGAACTCTGGTGAAGTTCGTATGATTCTTGCTACTTGCCGTGCTACAGTAGGTCAAGTTGGTAATGAACAACATGAACTTATCAATATTGGTAAAGCAGGTCGTTCTCGTTGGTTAGGTAAACGCCCAACTGTTCGTGGATCTGTAATGAACCCTAATGATCACCCACACGGTGGTGGTGAAGGACGCGCTCCAATCGGACGTAAATCACCAATGTCTCCATGGGGTAAACCAACTCTTGGAGCCAAAACTCGTAAGAAGAAAAACAAATCAGATAAGTTTATCGTGCGTCGTCGTAAAAAATAA
- the rpsL gene encoding 30S ribosomal protein S12 has translation MPTINQLVRKGRVSKIEKSKSPALNKGYNSFKKEQTNVSSPQKRGVCTRVGTMTPKKPNSALRKYARVRLTNGIEVTAYIPGIGHNLQEHSVVLIRGGRVKDLPGVRYHIVRGALDTAGVDGRMQGRSKYGTKRPKAAKK, from the coding sequence ATGCCTACTATTAATCAATTAGTGCGTAAAGGTCGCGTAAGCAAAATTGAGAAATCAAAATCACCTGCATTAAACAAAGGTTACAACAGCTTCAAAAAAGAGCAAACTAACGTATCTTCACCTCAAAAACGTGGTGTATGTACTCGTGTAGGTACGATGACGCCAAAGAAACCAAACTCAGCGCTTCGTAAATATGCTCGTGTTCGTTTAACTAACGGAATCGAAGTTACAGCATACATTCCTGGTATTGGTCACAACCTACAAGAACACAGCGTTGTTCTTATCCGTGGTGGACGTGTAAAAGACTTACCGGGGGTACGTTATCACATCGTTCGTGGTGCGTTAGATACTGCTGGTGTTGATGGTCGTATGCAAGGCCGTTCTAAATACGGTACTAAACGTCCTAAAGCAGCAAAAAAATAA
- the rplV gene encoding 50S ribosomal protein L22 has translation MQQSKAVARTVRIAPRKARLVLDLIRGKQVGEAVAILNHTPKAASPIIEKVLKSAVANAEHNYEMDINSLVVSEAYANEGPTLKRFRPRAMGRASAINKRTSHITIILTEKKEG, from the coding sequence ATGCAACAATCTAAAGCTGTCGCAAGAACAGTTCGTATTGCTCCTCGTAAAGCTCGTTTAGTTCTAGATCTTATTCGAGGTAAGCAAGTAGGTGAAGCAGTGGCGATTTTAAATCACACACCAAAGGCTGCTTCTCCAATCATAGAGAAAGTATTAAAATCAGCAGTGGCAAACGCTGAGCATAACTATGAAATGGACATCAATAGCTTAGTTGTATCTGAAGCTTATGCAAACGAAGGTCCAACTCTTAAACGTTTCCGTCCACGCGCTATGGGTCGTGCAAGTGCTATTAACAAGCGCACAAGCCACATCACAATCATCTTAACAGAAAAGAAGGAGGGATAA
- the rpmC gene encoding 50S ribosomal protein L29 produces the protein MKANDIRDLTTAEIEQKVKSLKEELFNLRFQLATGQLENTARIREVRKSIARMKTVIRERELAANNR, from the coding sequence ATGAAAGCTAATGATATTCGTGACCTAACCACTGCTGAAATTGAACAAAAAGTAAAATCTCTTAAAGAAGAGCTATTTAACCTTCGCTTTCAATTAGCGACAGGACAATTAGAAAATACTGCTCGCATCCGTGAAGTTCGTAAATCGATCGCTCGTATGAAAACTGTTATCCGTGAAAGAGAGCTCGCTGCTAATAATCGTTAA
- a CDS encoding 50S ribosomal protein L7ae-like protein: MSYDKVSQANEIIVGTKQSVKALLNNHVKEIVIAEDADDHVLHKVIQTAVQQQVPLIKVESMKKLGKACGIEVGAAAVAIIR; the protein is encoded by the coding sequence ATGTCTTATGATAAAGTATCACAGGCAAATGAAATCATTGTTGGTACTAAGCAATCAGTTAAAGCTCTCTTAAACAATCATGTTAAGGAAATTGTAATTGCTGAGGATGCTGATGATCATGTTCTTCACAAGGTCATTCAAACAGCAGTACAGCAGCAAGTACCCTTAATTAAAGTTGAATCTATGAAAAAGCTTGGGAAAGCTTGTGGAATAGAAGTAGGAGCTGCGGCTGTAGCTATAATCCGGTAA
- the rpsJ gene encoding 30S ribosomal protein S10, whose product MAKQKIRIRLKAYDHRILDQSAEKIVETAKRSGANVSGPIPLPTERSVYTILRAVHKYKDSREQFEMRTHKRLIDIISPTPQTVDALMRLDLPSGVDIEIKL is encoded by the coding sequence ATGGCAAAACAAAAGATCCGTATTCGTTTAAAAGCATATGATCACAGAATTCTTGATCAGTCTGCTGAGAAAATTGTTGAAACTGCAAAACGTTCTGGTGCAAATGTATCTGGTCCGATTCCATTACCGACTGAAAGATCAGTGTACACAATCCTACGTGCGGTTCATAAGTACAAAGATTCTCGTGAGCAATTCGAAATGCGTACGCATAAGCGTTTAATTGATATCATCAGCCCAACACCACAAACTGTTGATGCATTAATGCGTTTAGACTTACCGTCTGGTGTTGACATTGAAATCAAATTATAA